From one Butyricimonas faecihominis genomic stretch:
- a CDS encoding sensor histidine kinase, with translation MRKQQIIILGIVFGISLLGLIILQTSYFQTAYEVKKEQFFYSANRAMDDMVDYIRKQEEAGRLSENRNLSEARSRGVEIDAPIYIDPKRPIAVKNDPSAVANSMLNLIDDDSEVKDVSEFVGSKFKEDNLATSISKLQQAMKERTGENYRFVPEGKEDKHVIEGRVDLNNLYGFIGNTLTDAGIRSRFEFGIKENGKFILTSKNFLSHVSDDVTLSRKIFPGESSSAILYLKFPDASSDTAGSVWMVLPGVLITIAIVFCAVFCLIVIVRQKKLSVIKNDFINNMTHEFKTPIATISLASQMLKDGAVTNTPETIDRVATIIRDESKRLTFQVERVLQTALFTETRMKLKLKNININQLIEDLLPKFSLRVEDKGGKFSAYLEADQDEVLADEVHVTNVISNLVDNAIKYCVKPPEITIYTRNKDKEIIISVIDNGIGIAKKDQKLIFERFYRVSTGNLHDVKGFGLGLSYVKKIVEAHGGRIDVESSLEKGSCFDIILPLTVKKQKIKRTLFF, from the coding sequence ATGAGAAAGCAACAGATAATCATATTAGGAATTGTGTTTGGTATATCCTTGCTGGGATTGATTATTCTCCAGACCAGTTATTTCCAAACGGCTTACGAGGTGAAGAAGGAGCAATTCTTCTACTCGGCTAACCGGGCCATGGATGATATGGTCGATTATATCCGCAAGCAGGAAGAGGCGGGAAGGCTTTCTGAGAACAGGAATCTGTCTGAGGCCAGAAGTCGGGGAGTGGAGATTGATGCCCCGATTTATATTGACCCGAAACGTCCGATTGCCGTGAAAAATGACCCGTCAGCAGTTGCCAATTCTATGCTTAATTTGATTGATGATGATTCGGAGGTGAAGGATGTCAGTGAATTCGTGGGAAGTAAGTTCAAGGAAGATAATTTGGCCACTTCTATCTCCAAGTTGCAGCAAGCCATGAAGGAACGAACCGGAGAAAATTACAGGTTTGTACCGGAAGGGAAAGAGGATAAACACGTGATCGAGGGGCGGGTGGATTTGAATAATCTATACGGTTTTATCGGTAACACGCTGACAGATGCGGGAATTCGTTCCCGTTTCGAATTCGGTATCAAGGAAAATGGTAAATTTATTCTGACCTCCAAGAATTTTTTAAGTCATGTCTCGGATGATGTGACGCTTAGCCGGAAGATATTCCCGGGTGAAAGCTCATCGGCTATCCTGTATCTGAAGTTCCCGGATGCATCGTCCGATACGGCAGGTTCCGTGTGGATGGTTCTGCCCGGGGTGCTGATCACGATTGCTATCGTGTTTTGTGCCGTGTTCTGTTTGATCGTTATCGTCCGGCAAAAAAAGTTGTCGGTGATCAAGAATGACTTTATTAATAATATGACGCACGAGTTCAAAACCCCGATTGCGACAATTTCTTTGGCATCGCAGATGTTGAAAGACGGGGCGGTGACGAATACCCCGGAAACCATTGACCGGGTGGCTACGATTATCCGGGATGAGAGTAAGCGTTTAACTTTCCAAGTGGAGCGGGTGTTGCAAACGGCTTTGTTCACGGAGACTCGGATGAAATTAAAGCTAAAGAATATAAATATTAATCAGTTGATTGAAGATTTATTACCTAAATTTAGCTTACGTGTGGAGGATAAAGGAGGTAAGTTCTCTGCTTATCTTGAGGCGGATCAAGATGAAGTGCTTGCGGATGAGGTGCATGTGACAAACGTGATTTCCAATCTCGTGGATAACGCGATAAAATATTGTGTAAAACCACCAGAAATTACCATTTATACTCGTAATAAAGATAAAGAAATTATAATAAGTGTCATTGATAATGGCATAGGAATTGCTAAGAAAGATCAGAAGTTGATCTTCGAAAGATTCTATCGTGTGTCCACGGGGAATTTGCATGACGTGAAGGGATTCGGCTTGGGACTATCATATGTGAAGAAAATCGTTGAGGCTCATGGTGGAAGGATTGACGTGGAAAGCTCCCTTGAAAAAGGTAGCTGTTTTGACATCATTTTACCTTTAACCGTAAAAAAGCAAAAAATAAAGAGAACCTTATTTTTCTAA
- a CDS encoding TlpA family protein disulfide reductase, giving the protein MKKVFLILLVLVLSFCAIAQKQDTVVTITGRVASGKPMHLLVERQVGMTQRLVEADVSGEYSITFPVKEPMFLSISIGRQVFSGNLFVAPGAKINLDLTQDEKFQGSYAGVNNLLRRVLAEEFKPKTDGIKTFTKPYAEALYRGYQEREKVIETSGLSMKDQQIVKGYMQFRLLENLYMMILRSKAFGKVFNPPDVAPDYSDPVLNVKWVRELTFTGDWFALFQEWLYAQVRNEKIKIGSRVTYLNDMASVIEDPVLKEAYLLRAIKLELLQGNVKGLEGRLQKAKCIVKSKAGKNELAVCAQELKKSVYRDMSGLDFSKYSFPNIHGDTICLSEFKGKYVFVDLWSTGCNPCVAEINYAKRLEDRLKDLPLVWVSISLDTHVDTWKKFVKQKDMDGEQLLCSRAYKHPLMQQMAVHGIPRFIILDPTGKVWDASSRRPSDPVLGELLLKELSGN; this is encoded by the coding sequence ATGAAAAAGGTATTTTTAATATTACTTGTTTTGGTTTTGTCCTTTTGTGCGATAGCTCAAAAACAGGATACGGTTGTGACGATAACAGGACGAGTAGCGTCTGGAAAACCGATGCACCTTTTGGTTGAACGGCAAGTTGGGATGACACAACGGTTGGTGGAGGCTGATGTCAGCGGAGAATATAGTATTACTTTTCCAGTCAAAGAACCTATGTTTTTATCGATAAGTATCGGTCGGCAAGTTTTTTCGGGTAATTTGTTTGTGGCTCCGGGAGCGAAGATTAATCTTGATTTGACTCAAGATGAGAAATTTCAAGGCTCTTATGCTGGGGTAAATAATTTATTACGACGTGTGTTAGCGGAAGAGTTTAAGCCGAAAACAGACGGGATAAAAACGTTTACAAAACCTTATGCCGAGGCGTTGTATCGTGGGTATCAAGAGCGGGAAAAAGTGATTGAAACTTCTGGTTTATCAATGAAAGATCAACAGATAGTCAAGGGATATATGCAATTCCGGTTACTGGAAAATCTGTATATGATGATACTGCGTTCGAAGGCTTTCGGGAAAGTTTTTAATCCTCCCGATGTGGCTCCTGATTACAGTGATCCCGTGTTGAACGTGAAATGGGTCAGAGAATTGACGTTTACCGGAGATTGGTTTGCTTTGTTTCAAGAGTGGTTGTACGCCCAGGTACGAAATGAAAAAATTAAGATAGGTTCTCGTGTAACTTACTTAAATGATATGGCGAGTGTGATTGAGGATCCTGTGTTAAAGGAGGCTTATTTGTTACGAGCGATAAAGTTAGAATTGTTACAAGGAAACGTGAAGGGTTTGGAGGGACGACTTCAAAAAGCAAAGTGTATCGTGAAATCCAAAGCGGGAAAAAACGAATTGGCTGTATGCGCTCAAGAATTGAAAAAAAGTGTGTATCGGGATATGTCAGGACTTGATTTTAGTAAATATAGTTTCCCGAATATTCATGGAGATACTATTTGTTTATCTGAATTCAAAGGGAAATACGTGTTTGTTGATCTTTGGTCCACGGGGTGTAATCCGTGTGTTGCTGAGATTAATTATGCCAAGAGGTTGGAAGATCGGTTGAAAGATTTACCGTTAGTATGGGTTTCGATCTCGTTGGATACACATGTTGATACTTGGAAAAAGTTTGTAAAGCAAAAGGATATGGATGGAGAACAGTTGTTATGTTCCCGGGCATATAAACATCCTTTGATGCAACAAATGGCTGTTCATGGGATTCCGCGTTTTATTATCTTGGACCCGACAGGAAAAGTATGGGATGCCTCTTCTCGTAGACCTTCCGATCCGGTGTTAGGAGAGTTGTTATTGAAAGAGTTGTCTGGAAATTAG
- a CDS encoding phosphoglycerate kinase: MQTIDNYNFKNKKALIRVDFNVPLNEKFEITDDTRMRAAVPTIKKVLAGGGSVILMSHLGRPKNGPEDKFSLKHIQKHLEELLGVPVKFADDCIGESAVKTAADLKPGEVLLLENLRFYKEEEKGDENFAQKLASLADVWINDAFGTAHRAHASTAVIAKFFPNDKLFGYVMQGELESVDKVMHNPTRPFSAIMGGSKVSSKIDIIMNLMDKVDNLILGGGMTYTFKKALGGHVGNSICEEDKLDLALEIMKLAKEKGVNLVLATDTVAADAFDNNANTQIVPSMEIPVGWEGLDVGPESIASFTKVIEQSKTILWNGPVGVFEMPKFAVGTKAIANAIVKATANGAFSLIGGGDSVAAINQFGLADKVSYVSTGGGALLEYIEGKELPGITAIRGK; encoded by the coding sequence ATGCAGACAATTGATAATTACAACTTTAAAAACAAGAAGGCGCTTATCCGCGTAGACTTCAACGTACCTTTAAATGAAAAGTTCGAGATCACGGACGACACCCGTATGCGGGCAGCCGTTCCCACGATCAAGAAAGTGTTGGCGGGAGGAGGTTCCGTAATATTGATGTCTCATCTCGGACGCCCGAAAAACGGACCGGAAGACAAATTTTCATTAAAACATATCCAGAAACACTTGGAAGAACTGCTAGGTGTACCCGTGAAGTTCGCCGATGACTGCATCGGGGAAAGCGCAGTAAAAACTGCAGCAGACCTGAAACCGGGAGAAGTTCTCCTGTTGGAAAACCTTCGATTTTACAAAGAAGAAGAAAAAGGAGACGAGAATTTCGCTCAAAAACTGGCTTCTTTAGCCGACGTTTGGATCAACGATGCCTTCGGGACAGCCCACCGGGCTCACGCATCCACTGCAGTCATAGCTAAATTCTTCCCGAACGACAAACTATTCGGCTACGTCATGCAAGGAGAATTGGAAAGCGTGGATAAAGTAATGCACAACCCCACCCGCCCGTTCTCGGCCATCATGGGAGGCTCCAAAGTTTCATCCAAAATCGATATTATCATGAACCTCATGGATAAGGTGGATAACCTCATCCTAGGTGGTGGAATGACTTATACGTTCAAAAAAGCACTGGGCGGTCATGTCGGCAATTCCATCTGCGAGGAAGATAAACTCGACCTTGCTCTTGAAATCATGAAACTAGCCAAAGAAAAAGGTGTAAATCTTGTATTGGCAACCGACACTGTCGCTGCCGACGCTTTCGACAATAACGCCAACACCCAGATCGTTCCTTCCATGGAAATTCCCGTTGGATGGGAAGGATTGGATGTAGGCCCGGAAAGTATCGCCTCCTTCACCAAGGTCATCGAGCAATCCAAAACCATCCTTTGGAATGGCCCCGTGGGAGTATTCGAAATGCCTAAATTTGCCGTGGGAACCAAAGCCATCGCTAATGCTATTGTGAAAGCCACAGCAAACGGCGCCTTCTCCTTAATCGGGGGTGGCGACTCTGTTGCCGCCATCAACCAATTCGGCTTGGCCGACAAGGTTAGCTACGTATCCACCGGAGGCGGTGCCCTGCTCGAATACATCGAGGGGAAAGAGTTACCGGGAATCACGGCTATTAGAGGGAAATAA
- the ruvB gene encoding Holliday junction branch migration DNA helicase RuvB, whose amino-acid sequence MGNFDIRTGNVPDSEKELEKALRPLSFSDFRGQKKIVDNLEVFVEAAKMRGESLDHVLLHGPPGLGKTTLSAIIANELGVGIKITSGPVLDKPGDLAGLLTNLEPNDVLFIDEIHRLSPIVEEYLYSAMEDFKIDIMIDKGPAARSVQIQLSPFTLIGATTRSGLLTAPLRARFGINSHLEYYDLDVLTGIVERSAAILRTKITSQASKEIASRSRGTPRIANALLRRVRDFAMVKGNGVVDLEITTFALEALNIDKFGLDDMDNKILLTIIDKFKGGPVGLTTIATAVSEDPGTLEEVYEPFLIKEGFLKRTPRGREVTDLAYKHLRKNRRTDDWQATLF is encoded by the coding sequence ATGGGTAATTTTGATATAAGGACCGGGAATGTGCCAGATAGTGAGAAAGAACTGGAGAAGGCTTTGCGTCCGTTGAGTTTTAGTGATTTCCGGGGGCAAAAGAAGATCGTGGATAATCTGGAAGTCTTCGTGGAGGCGGCGAAGATGCGGGGTGAATCTCTGGATCACGTTTTGTTGCACGGCCCTCCCGGATTGGGAAAGACAACTTTGTCGGCTATTATTGCTAACGAGTTGGGAGTCGGGATTAAGATTACTTCGGGTCCGGTGTTGGATAAACCGGGTGATTTAGCGGGGTTGTTAACTAATCTGGAGCCGAATGATGTGTTGTTTATTGACGAGATTCACCGGTTAAGCCCGATCGTAGAAGAGTATCTTTACTCGGCGATGGAGGATTTCAAGATTGATATTATGATAGATAAAGGGCCGGCTGCCCGATCCGTGCAGATCCAATTGAGTCCTTTCACGCTGATCGGGGCAACCACGCGTAGCGGCTTACTGACAGCCCCGTTGAGGGCGCGTTTCGGTATCAATAGCCATTTGGAGTATTATGATCTCGACGTGCTGACGGGGATCGTGGAGCGCTCGGCAGCTATTTTAAGAACAAAGATTACGAGTCAGGCTTCGAAAGAGATCGCGTCCAGAAGTCGCGGGACTCCTCGTATCGCTAATGCCTTGTTGCGTCGGGTACGGGATTTTGCCATGGTGAAGGGAAACGGGGTGGTTGATCTTGAGATCACGACCTTCGCGCTGGAGGCTTTGAATATTGATAAGTTCGGACTGGATGATATGGATAATAAAATTCTGTTGACGATTATTGATAAGTTCAAAGGGGGGCCTGTCGGTTTGACCACGATTGCAACCGCGGTCAGCGAGGACCCGGGAACCTTGGAAGAGGTTTACGAGCCGTTCTTGATTAAGGAAGGTTTTCTGAAAAGAACTCCCCGGGGACGTGAAGTGACGGATTTGGCCTACAAGCATCTGCGGAAGAATCGACGAACGGATGACTGGCAAGCCACGTTATTCTAG
- a CDS encoding response regulator transcription factor, producing the protein MDEKIKILLAEDDTNLGMLLKEYLRAKGFDTVLCEDGEIAYERFLNEPFDICIFDVMMPKKDGFTLAKEVRQINSEIPIIFLTAKSMKEDVLEGFKLGADDYMSKPFSMEELLLRIEAVLRRSTGLKPEDEQEIFKIGKLTFNSKKQTLFDGEEEQKLTTKESELLRLLCLNVNKVLERNYALKNIWADDNYFNARSMDVYITKLRKHLKKDPSVEIINVHGKGYKLIL; encoded by the coding sequence ATGGATGAGAAAATTAAAATTTTATTGGCAGAGGATGATACCAACTTGGGTATGCTTCTTAAAGAATATTTGAGAGCTAAAGGTTTTGACACCGTTTTGTGTGAGGATGGAGAGATTGCATACGAAAGGTTTTTGAACGAACCGTTTGATATTTGCATTTTCGACGTGATGATGCCTAAAAAAGATGGTTTTACGCTTGCAAAAGAAGTTAGACAGATCAATAGCGAAATTCCGATTATTTTCTTGACGGCTAAGTCGATGAAAGAAGATGTGTTGGAAGGATTCAAGTTAGGAGCCGATGATTATATGAGCAAACCTTTCAGTATGGAAGAGTTGTTGCTGCGTATCGAGGCTGTCTTGAGAAGATCAACCGGGTTGAAACCGGAAGACGAACAAGAGATCTTCAAGATTGGTAAGTTAACATTCAATTCTAAGAAGCAGACCTTGTTTGACGGGGAAGAAGAACAAAAATTGACCACGAAAGAGTCTGAGTTACTTCGTCTGTTGTGCTTGAATGTAAACAAGGTATTGGAGAGAAACTACGCTTTGAAGAATATCTGGGCTGATGACAATTACTTTAATGCCAGAAGTATGGATGTTTATATCACGAAGTTACGTAAACATTTGAAGAAAGATCCGTCAGTGGAGATTATCAATGTTCACGGAAAAGGGTATAAATTGATTCTTTGA
- a CDS encoding tetratricopeptide repeat protein, with the protein MRQVGIIMCLGITILFLLSSCRKNEKAKTAELCRELENSVMLSPAFDSLVKVSAELPNFFRSKVLLAAGSCYSTRVEQMQQARIYLREAYRIAPRDVKNLVALELTRLYGSLILRDSCAEEAIRFISRVPSKVVFTREEEAKFYYLGACFFKSIDIDRAFRAVDQALSLYRGLSDTEGEIEAYRLKATLYGVLQEYEEQYACYEEAYRLLRRSRFRGKVKPFYEQMAASLKKLGRHEEALLWYEEVLKELPDSSGFGRYGIQVAEAYSGLGYHEKAREILRVGLANEKRGGMRNVLLARVAESFIHEGLRDSALMALKSAIDSYEIYARENQLKVPGVMFMNYLRYGRCLWEMGEKDKAVAYLESISYKKAESPESQLAQARVLELLSEYHEDMENRQAFCDVLHRRDSVLELYDSFYDNGRYRQVLKKYKNQKFLREIEEMNRKQESANWWLVLALLVTVGLIVSALIYTWVSWRKEREYKK; encoded by the coding sequence ATGAGACAAGTTGGAATCATAATGTGCTTGGGGATAACAATTTTGTTTTTGTTGTCTTCTTGTCGGAAAAATGAGAAAGCGAAAACAGCAGAATTGTGCAGGGAGTTGGAGAACTCTGTGATGTTGTCGCCTGCGTTTGATTCTTTGGTAAAGGTGTCCGCAGAGTTACCTAATTTTTTTCGTTCGAAAGTATTGTTGGCAGCGGGAAGCTGTTATTCCACTAGGGTGGAGCAGATGCAACAGGCTCGGATTTACTTACGGGAGGCCTACCGGATTGCTCCGCGGGACGTGAAGAATCTGGTGGCGCTGGAATTAACCCGGCTTTACGGTTCTTTGATTTTGCGGGATAGCTGTGCGGAAGAGGCCATTCGTTTTATCAGCCGGGTACCTTCCAAGGTGGTGTTTACCCGGGAGGAAGAGGCTAAATTCTATTACTTGGGAGCTTGTTTTTTTAAATCGATCGATATAGACCGGGCTTTTAGAGCCGTGGATCAGGCATTGTCGTTGTATCGGGGACTTTCGGATACGGAGGGGGAGATTGAGGCTTATCGCTTGAAAGCAACTTTATACGGGGTTTTGCAGGAATATGAAGAACAATATGCCTGTTACGAGGAGGCCTATCGCCTTTTACGACGCTCAAGATTCCGGGGTAAGGTAAAGCCTTTTTACGAGCAGATGGCGGCAAGCCTGAAAAAGTTGGGAAGGCATGAGGAGGCATTACTCTGGTATGAAGAGGTTTTAAAGGAGTTGCCGGATTCAAGCGGGTTTGGACGTTATGGGATACAGGTGGCCGAGGCTTATTCCGGGTTGGGGTATCACGAAAAGGCTCGGGAGATATTGCGGGTTGGACTGGCGAATGAGAAACGAGGTGGGATGCGTAACGTGTTGCTTGCTCGTGTAGCCGAATCTTTTATCCATGAGGGACTTCGGGACTCGGCTTTGATGGCGTTAAAAAGTGCGATAGACTCCTACGAGATATATGCTCGTGAAAATCAATTGAAGGTTCCCGGTGTGATGTTCATGAATTATTTAAGGTATGGGCGTTGTTTGTGGGAGATGGGGGAAAAGGATAAGGCTGTTGCGTATCTGGAAAGTATTAGTTATAAAAAAGCAGAATCCCCGGAGAGTCAATTGGCTCAGGCTCGGGTGTTGGAATTGCTGAGCGAATATCACGAGGATATGGAGAATCGGCAGGCGTTTTGTGACGTCTTGCATCGACGGGATTCGGTTTTGGAGTTGTACGATTCCTTTTATGATAACGGGCGTTATCGTCAAGTGTTGAAAAAATACAAGAATCAAAAATTCTTGCGGGAGATCGAAGAGATGAACCGGAAACAGGAGTCTGCCAACTGGTGGTTGGTGCTGGCATTGCTTGTGACCGTGGGATTGATCGTTTCGGCCTTGATATATACATGGGTTTCGTGGAGAAAAGAAAGAGAATATAAAAAATAG
- a CDS encoding nucleoside deaminase produces MDKHEMFMRKALEEARLAEEEGEIPVGAVVVCKGRVIARAHNQTERLNDVTAHAEMLAITSATSLLGGKYLNDCTLYVTLEPCVMCGGALAWAQLGELVYGAADPHRGYARLSPSVLHPKTNVVTGVLEDECGELVKNFFARKR; encoded by the coding sequence ATGGATAAGCACGAAATGTTCATGCGGAAAGCGTTGGAAGAAGCCCGCTTGGCTGAAGAAGAAGGGGAAATCCCGGTTGGGGCAGTAGTCGTTTGTAAAGGTCGGGTAATCGCCCGGGCCCATAATCAAACCGAGCGTTTGAATGATGTGACGGCACACGCGGAGATGCTTGCCATCACGTCCGCGACTTCTTTATTGGGAGGAAAATATTTAAATGATTGTACCTTGTATGTCACGTTAGAACCGTGCGTCATGTGTGGTGGTGCGCTTGCCTGGGCTCAATTGGGAGAATTGGTGTACGGGGCTGCCGACCCGCATCGGGGGTATGCCCGGCTTTCCCCGTCCGTGTTACACCCGAAGACAAACGTGGTTACCGGAGTTTTAGAGGATGAATGTGGAGAATTGGTAAAAAATTTCTTTGCCAGAAAAAGATAA
- a CDS encoding NADP-dependent malic enzyme — protein sequence MNNMDKKQALHYHAMGRPGKIEVVPTKPHSTQYDLSLAYSPGVAEPCLEIQKNQIDAYKYTAKSNLVAVISNGTAVLGLGDIGALSGKPVMEGKGLLFKIFADIDVFDIELDTKDVDKFIETVKMISPTFGGINLEDIKAPECFEIEHRLKEELDIPVMHDDQHGTAIISAAGLLNALELNGKKIDTIRVVVNGAGAAAISCARLYKALGVKKENMIMCDSKGVIYTGRAGLNAEKEEFAVKTSARTLTEALVGADMFLGLSVADILSEEMIQSMAKDPIVFALANPNPEISYEKAIHSRPDIIFATGRSDYPNQINNVLGFPYIFRGALDVQARSINEEMKLAATYALAELTKEPVPENVKMAYNDPSIAFGRNYIIPKPLDTRLISRIAPAVAKAAIESGVARTGIEDWDAYRDQLEKRMGQDERLMRRMTRKAKTNPKRIVFAEGADIKTLMAVQEILSEKIAHPILIGNKTEIEALQKQYKLELPELTIFDPAKEIDKIDQYTQSYYGKRQRKGVILEQAKELMKNPNFIGLMMVESGEADGFISGIHSNYHDVLRAAKDIIGLRACCKYAVGMHIVTNKKGTYFLADTTVNSHPSADTLECVTVLTYEAVKQFNVEPVVALTSYSNFGEYRLGSPAQIQEAVDTLHRKYPEILVDGEMSASIAFNTELRQARFPFSPLADKDVNTIIFPNLSSGSIALGVLQELGNNEIIGPVLLGLNKPVHILQMGCSVRDIVYMTTLAVTDAQKEMPVDMCRI from the coding sequence ATGAACAACATGGATAAAAAACAGGCCCTGCATTACCATGCAATGGGACGTCCCGGAAAGATTGAAGTCGTTCCGACAAAACCACATAGTACACAATATGATCTTTCACTGGCCTATTCCCCAGGGGTAGCGGAACCCTGCTTGGAAATCCAGAAGAATCAAATTGATGCCTACAAATATACAGCCAAGAGCAACTTGGTAGCCGTGATTTCAAACGGGACAGCCGTACTCGGACTAGGAGATATTGGTGCCTTGTCCGGCAAACCCGTCATGGAAGGGAAAGGATTATTGTTTAAAATATTCGCGGACATCGACGTGTTTGACATCGAACTCGACACGAAAGACGTGGATAAATTCATCGAAACGGTTAAAATGATCTCCCCGACTTTCGGGGGAATAAATCTGGAAGATATTAAAGCACCCGAATGTTTCGAAATCGAACACCGGCTCAAAGAAGAACTGGATATTCCCGTGATGCACGATGACCAACACGGGACAGCCATTATTTCGGCTGCCGGGTTACTAAATGCCCTCGAACTCAACGGGAAAAAAATTGATACTATTCGTGTCGTAGTCAACGGAGCCGGAGCCGCAGCCATTTCCTGCGCCCGCCTTTATAAAGCATTGGGAGTGAAGAAAGAGAACATGATCATGTGCGACAGCAAAGGAGTTATCTACACGGGAAGAGCCGGCCTCAACGCGGAGAAAGAAGAATTTGCCGTTAAGACCTCTGCCCGTACACTAACCGAAGCTCTCGTTGGGGCCGATATGTTTTTAGGTCTCTCTGTCGCTGATATATTGAGCGAAGAGATGATTCAAAGCATGGCAAAAGACCCGATCGTATTTGCCCTCGCCAACCCGAACCCGGAAATCAGCTATGAAAAAGCCATTCACAGCCGACCGGACATCATTTTCGCCACGGGACGTTCGGACTACCCAAACCAGATCAACAATGTACTCGGATTCCCGTATATCTTCCGGGGAGCCTTGGATGTGCAAGCCCGGAGCATAAACGAGGAGATGAAGCTTGCCGCCACTTACGCGCTGGCTGAATTGACGAAAGAACCCGTTCCCGAAAACGTGAAAATGGCATACAATGACCCATCTATCGCTTTCGGCAGGAATTACATCATTCCCAAACCCTTGGACACCCGTTTAATCAGTCGTATCGCCCCCGCCGTGGCAAAAGCCGCCATCGAATCGGGAGTTGCCCGCACGGGAATCGAGGACTGGGATGCCTACCGGGATCAACTGGAAAAACGCATGGGCCAAGACGAACGACTCATGCGCCGAATGACCCGTAAAGCCAAAACCAACCCCAAACGAATCGTGTTTGCGGAAGGAGCTGACATCAAAACTCTGATGGCCGTACAGGAGATTCTTTCCGAAAAGATCGCTCATCCCATACTCATCGGCAACAAAACCGAGATCGAGGCTCTCCAAAAACAATATAAATTAGAGTTACCCGAACTAACCATTTTCGACCCGGCAAAAGAGATCGACAAAATAGATCAATACACCCAGTCTTATTACGGGAAAAGACAAAGAAAAGGGGTTATTCTGGAACAAGCCAAAGAATTGATGAAGAACCCGAATTTCATCGGTTTAATGATGGTTGAATCCGGAGAGGCAGACGGTTTCATTTCCGGGATTCACTCTAATTACCACGATGTACTCCGGGCTGCCAAAGACATCATCGGCCTAAGAGCTTGTTGTAAATATGCCGTGGGTATGCACATCGTGACCAATAAAAAAGGTACTTATTTCCTAGCCGACACGACAGTCAACAGTCATCCGTCAGCCGACACGCTGGAATGCGTGACCGTCCTGACCTACGAGGCTGTAAAACAATTCAACGTGGAACCGGTTGTCGCCCTTACCTCATACTCCAATTTCGGGGAATACCGCTTGGGTAGTCCGGCACAGATACAAGAGGCCGTTGACACACTCCATCGTAAATACCCCGAAATCCTAGTTGACGGCGAAATGTCCGCATCCATTGCGTTCAATACCGAATTGCGACAAGCACGTTTCCCGTTCTCCCCACTGGCAGACAAGGACGTGAACACGATTATCTTCCCGAACCTTAGTTCCGGAAGTATAGCCTTGGGCGTGTTACAAGAACTAGGAAACAACGAAATCATCGGTCCCGTTCTACTCGGTTTGAATAAACCCGTACATATTTTACAAATGGGATGTAGCGTGAGAGACATTGTTTACATGACCACCTTGGCCGTGACGGACGCACAGAAAGAAATGCCGGTGGATATGTGCCGAATCTGA
- the rpiB gene encoding ribose 5-phosphate isomerase B, which produces MKIAIACDHAGYEYKERLVKYLREKGHEVKDFGAYSAESMDYPDSAHPMAAAVETGEYERGIAICGSGNGISMTANKHQGIRCALCWNMELAALARQHNNANVVGLPARFIAYEEAQNVVDVFLSTDFEGGRHQRRVEKIPVK; this is translated from the coding sequence ATGAAAATAGCGATAGCATGTGACCACGCCGGTTACGAATACAAGGAACGGTTGGTAAAATACCTTCGGGAAAAAGGTCATGAAGTAAAGGATTTCGGTGCTTATTCAGCCGAGAGTATGGATTATCCGGATTCGGCTCATCCGATGGCTGCGGCCGTGGAGACTGGCGAGTATGAAAGAGGAATTGCCATTTGCGGAAGTGGTAACGGCATTTCTATGACTGCCAATAAGCATCAGGGTATTCGCTGTGCTTTGTGTTGGAACATGGAGCTTGCTGCTTTGGCTCGTCAGCATAATAATGCGAATGTGGTTGGATTACCTGCTCGTTTCATCGCTTACGAAGAAGCTCAAAATGTTGTAGACGTTTTCTTATCAACGGATTTTGAAGGAGGTCGCCACCAGAGAAGGGTGGAGAAGATTCCGGTGAAATAA